ATCGCTCTCCAGAACGCAGCTTCCGTTGCAGGCCTCCTGCTGACCACCGAATGCGCTATTGCTGAAAAGCCCTCCAAAGCTGATGACATGCCCGCAGGCATGCCCGGCGGCATGGGCGGCGGTATGCCCGGCATGGGTGGCATGGGCGGAATGGGTGGCATGGGCGGCATGTACTAAGCCAGCCTTACCATCCGGCTCACAAAGCCAATTAAAAATCCCCGGCAGCCTTTCAGGTTGCCGGGGATTTTCTTTTGCTCTCTTTAGGAGGAAATGAGAACTATATATTTAAGCCCGCAAAATGTGCTGAGAAGGCTTGGAAGAATCTTAAGAGGAAATCTACTAACCTTTGATTATTTTAGAGCGGCCCGCACAATGCAGACCGCTCTTAAGGTATAAGCTCCGTCTAAGGAGTGGAATCCCGGCTATGAAGTCCGGGACTAGGTGACTTATTTAATTTTCTCTGCGTAATCTTCGTGATTCAGCAGCTGGCATTTATCTGCGTCAGCATCAATGGTAATGCGCAGCATCCAACCCTCTTTGTAAGGAGAAGTGTTCACATCTTCAGGTGCATCTTCAAGGCCTTCGTTCACTTCAGTCACAGTACCGGAAATGGGCATGTACAGGTTACTGACTGCCTTGATGGATTCAACAGAACCAAACTCTTCACCAACATCAAAATAATCGTCTGCGGAAGGCAGGTCCACGAAAGCAACTTCGCCAAGCTGATCCTGTGCAAAATCAGTAATGCCCACGACAGCAGTATTGTCATCGTTGATCAGTACCCAAGTGTGCTCGGGGTGGTAAAGGACGTCTGCGGGAAAAGTAAGTTCACTCATGATTATCTCCAAAGTGTATATTGTTCTGAAAAGTTAAAGCAGGAATTAGCAGCCCCGGAGCCATGCTTCACAAACCTCGTAAAAACCTTCCGCGAGGGTTGGATGGGCATGGATAGTATGAGCCACATCAGCTGCGGTGAGTCCCTTCTTAATGGCAAGAGACGCTTCAGCAATGAGATCAGTGGCATGTGCCCCGGCAATGTGGGCGCCGAGGATCTTTCCGCTCTCTTTTTCGCAAATAATCTTAAACATGCCCGCAAGCTCGCCCATGGCCTGAGCTTTGCCCAGTTCACGGAACTGGAAAACCTGTGAACGGACTTCAATGCCTTTTTCGAGAGCTTCATCTTCGGAAAGGCCCACGGTTCCGATTTCGGGAGAGGTAAAAATTCCTGAAGGAATTACGGAGTAATCGAGTTCACGCTCTTTACCGAAACAGTTGTCCACGGCGCAAAGCCCTTCAGCAGAGGCAACATGGGCAAGCATTACCCGGGAAGGCCCGAGAATATCACCGATGGCGTAAATACCTTCGGCGGATGTACGCATGTTCTGATCAGCCTTGATCCAGCCCCGCTCATCGATTTCAACCCCGGCTTCAGCCAGCTTCAGACCTTCAGTATTGGGAGTACGCCCCACAGCGACCAGCACCACGTCGGCTTCAACGGTGGTCTCGCCGCCCTTTGCGTTTTCAACAAAAGGAGAAGGCCCGAGCACACACTGAACTTTGCCGTCAACAACTTCAGCACTCTGCACCGTCTTAGCCAACTGCACCTTGATACGGTGTTTTTTGGCCTCGCGTTGCAGGAGCTTGCTCATATCCTTATCCACAGAAGGGACAGGAAGCAGACGATCCATGCCTTCCACAATGGTCACCGCTGAACCGAAAGCACGGTAGATGAATGCCAACTCACAACCGATTACTCCACCGCCCACGATGACCATCTTCTCAGGAATATGGTCCAGATCAAGAGCATCATCACTGTTGATGATATGCTTGTGATCCACAGGCAGGGAAGGCAAATCAAGAATGCTCGAACCGGTAGCAATGATGACATAATCGCTTGTGATTTCTTCGGTTTCTTCTCCAGTATGAACGAGGACTGTTTTATCGGAGCCAAGTTCCGCAGTTCCGCGCACGACTCGGATATTCAGGGATGCACAGGTCTTTTCAAGACCACCACAAAGTATCTTGCGGACCCTTTCCTTCCGAGCCACAACTGCGTCTATATCAGCCTTGAAGCTTGCGGTCTCTTGGCCGCTCTCCACAGCAATACCGAATTCCTTGAGACGTGCTGTTGTTTCAAGGGCTTCAGCCGAAGATTTGAGAGTCTTAGTGGGAATACAGCCGGTATTCAGGCAGGTTCCGCCCATGTCCGCCTTTTCAACCAAAGTAACCTTAGCTCCCCTCCGGGCAGCATCAAAAGCTGCAATGTGACCGCCCGGACCTGATCCAATAATCGTGATGGATGGCATTCTTTGCTCCTGTTCTGAAAATTTTTACAATTCTTCAAGCTGAAGGTTGTAGGTCATGGGAAATGCTTCGTGGAGAGAAGCGGTGACCAGACAACCTTTGCGCATGATTTTCTCCACACGATCAAAGATAAATCCGTAATCTTCATCCATGTGTACGGTCACATCAAGGGTAATGCCTGTAACACGGGCGCGTTTCTTCTCATCAACACCGGTTTCAAGAGTAGCGGTTCCGGTAATGCGCTCGTACTCTGCACCACGGGTTTCCAGAGCCTTGCCCAATGCTCCGCAAAAACAATACAGAGCGGATGAAGCAAGCAGCTGCTTAGCGGTTCCACCACGTTCGTCTGCGGGGATATCAGTGTGATCAATAACGATCTCGCCGAGAACCTTGGAATTTGTATCTATAACCTGCTTATCGCCTTCACGGTCGTATGAAACTGAAAGTTGAGCCATGTATATTCTCCTTTGTGATTTTTCAGACAATCTTAGTTGTCGCCCTTAAGCTTCATTCGTGCCAACGATAAAAACAAGTTCAATTACAAGCACTTGAAGAGAAGAACCTCGAATTCACGACGAATTAGCTGTGTCCAGCCCCAATCAACACGACACATACGTCGTGTTGATTCAGCAAACAATTTACACATGGCCTGATATATAACGATCCACGCAAAGGCGACAACTTTGTCGCACATTCATGCATAGCCCACATATTTTCTTAAGACTCTCAATAAAACCGCAATCTATACTGAAAAAGTAGACTTTCTGAACGGGCGACATATTTGTCACCAAGCCTGTACATGAAGAGAAAATGGCAAAGAAAAAGACCGCATAAGCGGCCTTATAAAATACAAATAACAAGCTAAAACTAAATTAAAAATCGAGTTTAATTGCTTTGGAAGCAGCGGGCTTCTTGGCAGGGGCTTTTTTCTTGGCTGGTTTGTCCTTTTTTGCACCAGAGCTTCCATCAAGACTGAAGGAGACACTTTCCTTTTTGCCTTTAGCACC
This sequence is a window from Marinifilum sp. JC120. Protein-coding genes within it:
- a CDS encoding OsmC family peroxiredoxin, producing the protein MAQLSVSYDREGDKQVIDTNSKVLGEIVIDHTDIPADERGGTAKQLLASSALYCFCGALGKALETRGAEYERITGTATLETGVDEKKRARVTGITLDVTVHMDEDYGFIFDRVEKIMRKGCLVTASLHEAFPMTYNLQLEEL
- the lpdA gene encoding dihydrolipoyl dehydrogenase, which gives rise to MPSITIIGSGPGGHIAAFDAARRGAKVTLVEKADMGGTCLNTGCIPTKTLKSSAEALETTARLKEFGIAVESGQETASFKADIDAVVARKERVRKILCGGLEKTCASLNIRVVRGTAELGSDKTVLVHTGEETEEITSDYVIIATGSSILDLPSLPVDHKHIINSDDALDLDHIPEKMVIVGGGVIGCELAFIYRAFGSAVTIVEGMDRLLPVPSVDKDMSKLLQREAKKHRIKVQLAKTVQSAEVVDGKVQCVLGPSPFVENAKGGETTVEADVVLVAVGRTPNTEGLKLAEAGVEIDERGWIKADQNMRTSAEGIYAIGDILGPSRVMLAHVASAEGLCAVDNCFGKERELDYSVIPSGIFTSPEIGTVGLSEDEALEKGIEVRSQVFQFRELGKAQAMGELAGMFKIICEKESGKILGAHIAGAHATDLIAEASLAIKKGLTAADVAHTIHAHPTLAEGFYEVCEAWLRGC
- the gcvH gene encoding glycine cleavage system protein GcvH, with the protein product MSELTFPADVLYHPEHTWVLINDDNTAVVGITDFAQDQLGEVAFVDLPSADDYFDVGEEFGSVESIKAVSNLYMPISGTVTEVNEGLEDAPEDVNTSPYKEGWMLRITIDADADKCQLLNHEDYAEKIK